The genomic DNA CTGGCAAGCGCAGTGTCGTTGGCACTTTTTTCAGTCATGGGCGGGAGGCACACGGTTTATGGACTAATCCAGAAAATACTCGGCTCTACATTGCCCACGAACAAGACGAGTTGCCAGGAACGCCCGCTGCTGGACAAACTGTTTGCACGGTATTTGATGTCTCAAATCCTTTCCAGCCTGCGTTTATTGCCCAAATTCCCTTGGGTGAACTCGTGCTGCCTTCTGGCAGGTTGCGCAATAAAAAAAGTATTAACTTAGTCTACGTGCGTCCTGGTGCGCGTAGTCAAACGGCATGAACTTCAGCATGGAGGATAGAAATGATACATCGAGCATTAATCGCTATTCTTCTCGCAGTATCGATCGCGTTTGGATTAGGAGTGAATCTAGCACTGGCGCATGAACTAGGACACGTTCATCCTGCATCATCCACCCAATTGGGCGAAGAGTTTGCTGCTTTCGCCCAAGCGATGGCAGCGGGTATGGATAAGATGATGAAAGACATGCACCGCCCTGGTATGACTGGCGACCCAGATGTTGATTTTCTTGCCATGATGATTCCGCACCACGAGGGTGCTGTAGAAATGGCACGCTTGGTACTGATCTACGGCAGAGATCCTTTAGCACGTCAGCTGGCTGAGGAAATGATCGCATCCCAGCAAGTGGAGATTGCGGCTATGCAATCTAGGCTCTCAACTCTCAAACAAGGTATCAACCTCAATCCAGATGGCTTTCCAGCAATTGGCGGCATACGAGGAATTCACATTCGTTAATTCTAGTCATTGAAGCTAATGTCAGCGATCGCTACTGTTTTGATTATTGAAGATGACGCGAGTTTGCGCGAGACATTGCAACTCTACATGGAGCGCGAAGGGCTGAACTGTCTGACCATCGATAACGGTGCAGATGGCAT from Chroococcidiopsis sp. CCMEE 29 includes the following:
- a CDS encoding DUF305 domain-containing protein, encoding MIHRALIAILLAVSIAFGLGVNLALAHELGHVHPASSTQLGEEFAAFAQAMAAGMDKMMKDMHRPGMTGDPDVDFLAMMIPHHEGAVEMARLVLIYGRDPLARQLAEEMIASQQVEIAAMQSRLSTLKQGINLNPDGFPAIGGIRGIHIR